Proteins encoded within one genomic window of Fragaria vesca subsp. vesca linkage group LG1, FraVesHawaii_1.0, whole genome shotgun sequence:
- the LOC101303273 gene encoding E3 ubiquitin-protein ligase RNF181-like, whose protein sequence is MASLSRNTFLSDAYGIDLCFDLDDALTLPGNEDGYRTSSITSPESDSAGDASVADLPTVAAAEGVICSVCVEGFRAEEEGGGGRGKQVPCGHVYHETCIAKWLSHSNSCPLCRSTVFHPHQ, encoded by the coding sequence ATGGCTAGTTTATCCAGAAACACATTTCTATCAGACGCGTACGGGATCGATCTGTGCTTTGATCTAGACGACGCGCTGACGCTGCCGGGGAATGAAGACGGATACCGGACTAGTTCAATAACGTCGCCGGAAAGTGATAGTGCTGGTGATGCTTCGGTGGCGGACTTGCCGACGGTTGCTGCAGCGGAAGGTGTCATTTGCTCGGTCTGTGTCGAAGGGTTTCGAGCAGAAGAAGAAGGAGGAGGTGGTCGAGGTAAGCAAGTCCCTTGTGGCCATGTCTATCACGAAACTTGCATAGCAAAGTGGCTTTCACACTCGAACTCTTGCCCTCTCTGCCGCTCCACCGTCTTCCATCCTCATCAGTAA
- the LOC101303852 gene encoding putative ABC transporter B family member 8-like: MDSPGKNERHEKEEKKKKSADSVFTIFRYADWVDVVLMVFGTIGAIGDGMSTNCLLLFASRLMNNLGYGQNQMQQNNNHGNWMDEVEKCSLYFVYLGLAVMLVAFLEGYCWSKTSERQVLKIRYKYLEAVLRQEVGFFDSQEATTSEVINSISKDTSHLQEVLSEKVPIFFMHTSVFVSGLVFSTFMSWRLSLVAFPTLLLLIIPGMIYGKYLLYLSKQSYMEYGKANTIVEQALSSIKTVYSFTAERTIVERYSAILERTSRLGIKQGIAKGLAVGSTGLSFAIWAFLAWYGSHLVMYRGESGGRIYAAGISFVLSGLSLGMALPDLRHFTEASIAASRIFDRIDRKPLIDGEDTKGIVLNNIRGELEFIDVRFTYPSRPDSIVLKDFNLKVEAGKTIALVGASGSGKSTAIALVQRFYDADCGVVRIDGVDIKTLQLKWIRSKMGLVSQEHALFGTSIKENIMFGKLDANMDEVTAAAMAANAHNFIRQLPEGYETKIGERGSLLSGGQKQRIAIARAIIKNPIILLLDEATSALDSESETLVQNALDQASMGRTTLVVAHKLSTVRNADLIAVVSGGCIIEIGSHNDLINRQNGQYAKLAKMQRQFSTFDNVDQDQNSDTRLSSVARSSAGRLSTARSSPAMFAKSPLAIETPQSAVLSHPPTSFYRLLSLNSPEWKQGLIGSLSAIAFGSVQPIYALTVGGMISAFFVQSHEEMRARIRTYSLIFSALSLVSMTLNLLQHYNFAYMGEQLTKRIRLKMLQKILTFETAWFDEEHNTSGQLCSRLSNEASMVKSLVADRVSLLVQTTSAVTIAMILGLIVAWKLALVMIAVQPLTILCFYTKKVLLSSLSANFVKAQNHSTQIAVEAVYNHRIVTSFGSVGKVLQIFDKAQEAPRKEARKKAWLAGIGMGSAQCLTFMSWALDFWYGGKLVKMGQISAGDVFKTFFILVSTGKVIAEAGSMTSDLAKGATAVASVFEILDRHSLIPGSHNVGYEDGTSGIKLEKVAGKIEMRKVDFAYPSRPETLVLRQFSLEVKAGTSIGLVGKSGCGKSTVIGLIQRFYDVERGSVKVDGVDIRELDVQWYRKHTALVSQEPVIYSGTIRDNIMFGKLDASENEVAEAARAANAHEFISALKEGYETECGERGVQLSGGQKQRIAIARAILRNPTILLLDEATSALDVQSEHLVQEALDRIMVGRTTIVIAHRLNTIKNLEMIAFVEDGKVIEKGTFAQLKHKRGAFFNLASCQT, translated from the exons TGCAGTTTATACTTTGTATACTTGGGATTAGCAGTAATGCTGGTGGCTTTTTTGG AAGGTTATTGTTGGAGCAAAACCAGCGAGAGGCAGGTGCTGAAGATTCGTTACAAGTACTTGGAAGCTGTTCTTAGACAAGAAGTTGGGTTTTTCGATTCACAGGAAGCAACTACTTCGGAGGTGATCAACAGTATATCCAAAGATACGTCTCATTTACAGGAAGTTCTGAGTGAAAAG GTGCCGATATTTTTTATGCACACGTCAGTGTTCGTCTCAGGGCTTGTTTTCTCCACTTTCATGTCTTGGAGACTGTCCTTAGTCGCATTTCCAACACTACTTCTCCTGATCATACCGGGAATGATCTATGGAAAATACCTTCTTTATTTGTCTAAACAGTCATACATGGAGTATGGAAAAGCAAACACCATTGTGGAGCAAGCTCTGAGCTCCATTAAAACAGTCTATTCATTCACAGCTGAGAGGACAATTGTGGAGAGGTACTCAGCAATATTGGAGAGAACAAGCAGGCTGGGGATCAAGCAAGGGATTGCAAAAGGTCTTGCCGTAGGAAGCACAGGGCTGTCATTTGCAATATGGGCATTTCTGGCTTGGTATGGTAGCCATTTGGTGATGTATAGAGGCGAAAGTGGTGGTCGAATCTATGCTGCTGGCATCTCCTTCGTATTGAGTGGACT ATCCTTGGGAATGGCACTTCCAGATTTGAGGCACTTCACAGAAGCTTCCATTGCTGCATCACGCATATTTGATAGGATTGACCGAAAACCATTGATTGATGGTGAAGACACAAAAGGAATTGTGTTGAACAACATTAGAGGTGAACTCGAATTCATAGATGTCAGATTCACATACCCTTCTCGTCCGGATTCCATTGTCCTCAAAGATTTCAATCTCAAAGTTGAAGCAGGGAAAACAATTGCACTAGTTGGAGCCAGTGGAAGTGGCAAATCCACAGCAATTGCATTGGTGCAACGCTTTTATGATGCAGATTGTGGAGTTGTTCGGATTGATGGTGTCGATATAAAGACACTTCAATTGAAGTGGATAAGATCGAAAATGGGACTTGTTAGTCAAGAACATGCCTTATTTGGTACATCAATAAAGGAAAATATCATGTTTGGGAAGCTTGATGCCAATATGGATGAAGTCACAGCTGCAGCCATGGCTGCCAATGCTCACAATTTCATAAGGCAGCTTCCTGAAGGGTATGAAACCAAG ATTGGAGAGCGAGGATCACTTTTATCTGGGGGACAAAAGCAGCGGATAGCCATTGCTAGAGCAATTATCAAGAACCCTATAATTCTCTTACTAGATGAAGCAACAAGTGCTCTTGATTCTGAGTCAGAGACACTGGTCCAAAATGCTCTTGACCAAGCCTCCATGGGAAGAACCACATTG GTGGTAGCTCACAAGCTTTCTACAGTTCGAAATGCTGACCTCATTGCGGTGGTCAGTGGAGGTTGCATTATCGAAATAGGTTCGCACAACGACCTTATCAACCGTCAAAATGGGCAGTATGCAAAGCTAGCAAAGATGCAGAGGCAGTTCAGCACCTTTGATAATGTAGACCAAGACCAGAATTCTGATACACGCTTGTCTTCGGTTGCAAGAAGTAGTGCTGGCAGGTTAAGCACAGCAAGATCAAGCCCTGCAATGTTTGCAAAATCACCACTAGCAATTGAGACCCCACAATCTGCAGTACTGTCTCATCCCCCAACTTCCTTCTACCGCCTTCTCTCTTTAAACTCCCCTGAATGGAAGCAAGGCCTAATTGGAAGCCTCTCGGCGATAGCCTTTGGCTCAGTCCAACCTATCTATGCCCTCACTGTGGGGGGCATGATTTCAGCTTTCTTTGTGCAAAGCCATGAGGAAATGCGTGCAAGAATTCGAACATATTCATTGATTTTCTCTGCACTTTCCTTGGTCTCCATGACATTGAATCTTTTGCAACATTACAATTTTGCTTATATGGGTGAGCAGCTAACTAAAAGAATCCGATTGAAAATGCTACAAAAGATCTTGACCTTTGAGACAGCTTGGTTTGATGAGGAGCACAACACAAGCGGGCAATTGTGTTCAAGATTGAGCAATGAGGCTTCCATGGTGAAGTCGCTTGTGGCAGACAGGGTCTCTTTGTTGGTCCAAACCACTTCAGCCGTCACAATTGCTATGATATTGGGACTAATTGTGGCTTGGAAGCTAGCACTTGTTATGATTGCGGTCCAACCACTCACAATTCTTTGCTTCTACACCAAGAAAGTGTTGCTCTCTAGCCTTTCAGCCAATTTTGTCAAGGCACAAAACCATAGCACCCAAATTGCAGTAGAAGCTGTCTATAACCATAGAATTGTGACTTCATTTGGAAGTGTAGGGAAAGTGCTACAAATATTTGACAAAGCTCAAGAGGCGCCGAGAAAAGAGGCAAGGAAGAAGGCATGGCTGGCTGGGATTGGAATGGGGTCAGCTCAGTGCTTAACATTTATGTCATGGGCATTGGACTTTTGGTATGGTGGTAAACTAGTCAAAATGGGACAAATATCAGCTGGGGATGTGTTCAAAACATTTTTCATATTGGTTAGTACTGGTAAGGTTATAGCAGAAGCTGGGAGTATGACTTCTGATTTAGCCAAGGGTGCTACTGCAGTTGCATCTGTGTTTGAGATTCTTGACAGGCATTCACTGATACCAGGGTCACATAAT GTTGGCTATGAAGATGGTACTAGTGGAATCAAGTTAGAGAAAGTAGCAGGCAAGATAGAAATGAGGAAAGTTGACTTTGCATATCCAAGCAGGCCAGAGACCCTAGTGTTGCGGCAGTTTAGCTTGGAGGTCAAGGCAGGCACAAGCATTGGACTTGTTGGGAAAAGTGGGTGCGGTAAATCAACTGTCATTGGACTGATACAAAGGTTTTATGATGTTGAGAGGGGGTCAGTGAAGGTAGATGGAGTTGATATAAGGGAGCTAGATGTTCAATGGTATAGGAAGCACACTGCCCTTGTTAGCCAAGAACCAGTGATATATTCAGGCACCATCCGCGATAACATAATGTTTGGGAAACTTGATGCTTCAGAAAATGAGGTAGCAGAGGCTGCCAGAGCTGCCAACGCTCACGAATTCATCTC AGCCTTGAAAGAAGGATATGAGACAGAATGTGGTGAAAGAGGAGTGCAGCTATCAGGAGGGCAAAAGCAAAGAATAGCAATTGCAAGAGCAATACTTAGGAACCCTACAATACTATTGCTAGATGAGGCAACAAGTGCTCTTGATGTGCAATCAGAGCACCTTGTGCAGGAAGCACTGGACCGAATCATGGTTGGAAGAACCACAATTGTGATAGCACATCGACTTAACACCATAAAAAACCTCGAGATGATTGCCTTTGTCGAAGATGGGAAGGTTATAGAGAAAGGCACTTTTGCTCAGCTCAAGCACAAGCGCGGTGCCTTCTTCAACCTTGCTAGCTGTCAAACTTAA
- the LOC101294876 gene encoding probable protein phosphatase 2C 6-like: MDEPQLGRVDSLDLASTSSSGLSSILTSDDSRSTTSSSGEFSRTTAGSSGEIPALLAVPEARPKCVGRNNKGVTWGSTAVIGRRKEMEDAVAVIPGFMACTCDHVGGCTAPGSRTSSEISPVHFFGVYDGHGGSQVAKFCAERMHEVIAQEWDKEMVDGCEWQRRWETTFLVGFERADSEVLTEADAPEMVGSTAVVVVLSGCQIITSNCGDSRAILCRGTETIPLTVDQKPDREDELIRIEGEGGRVINWNGARVFGVLAMSRAIGDRYLRPWIIPVPEITFTARTDEDECLILASDGLWDVMTNEEVGEVARHILRRRRRSMFTNTEEISAAQAVADHLTEIAYGRNSSDNISIIVVDLKMKRKRQPRQ; encoded by the exons ATGGACGAACCCCAACTCGGCCGGGTCGACTCACTCGACCTCGCCTCCACCAGCTCCTCCGGCCTCTCCTCCATCCTCACCTCCGACGACTCCAGAAGCACCACCAGCAGCTCCGGCGAGTTCTCGAGAACCACCGCCGGAAGCTCCGGCGAGATTCCGGCGCTTCTGGCGGTGCCGGAGGCTAGGCCGAAGTGCGTGGGGAGGAACAATAAGGGAGTGACGTGGGGGTCCACTGCGGTGATTGGGAGGCGGAAGGAGATGGAGGACGCCGTGGCCGTTATTCCCGGGTTTATGGCTTGCACGTGCGATCACGTGGGGGGATGTACCGCTCCCGGTTCGAGAACCTCCTCCGAGATCTCCCCCGTCCATTTCTTCGGTGTCTACGACGGCCACGGCGGCAGTCAG GTGGCTAAATTTTGTGCTGAGCGAATGCATGAAGTCATAGCACAAGAGTGGGATAAGGAGATGGTTGATGGCTGTGAATGGCAAAGGAGGTGGGAGACTACTTTCCTAGTTGGGTTCGAGAGGGCTGATAGTGAGGTCCTGACAGAGGCAGATGCGCCTGAGATGGTTGGATCAACTGCAGTTGTAGTTGTCCTATCTGGTTGCCAGATTATCACATCCAACTGTGGTGACTCTAGGGCGATTCTTTGCCGAGGGACAGAAACAATCCCGTTAACTGTTGATCAGAAG CCCGACAGAGAAGACGAACTCATTAGAATTGAAGGAGAGGGAGGGAGAGTCATTAACTGGAATGGGGCAAGGGTGTTCGGAGTTCTTGCCATGTCAAGAGCTATAG GTGATCGGTATCTAAGGCCTTGGATAATTCCAGTTCCTGAGATTACATTCACAGCGAGGACTGATGAGGATGAGTGTTTGATCTTGGCAAGTGATGGACTGTGGGATGTAATGACTAATGAAGAGGTTGGGGAGGTGGCTAGACATATTTTAAGAAGGCGGCGAAGGTCCATGTTTACAAATACTGAGGAAATTTCTGCAGCACAAGCTGTTGCTGATCATCTTACTGAAATTGCATACGGAAGAAATAGTTCCGACAACATCTCCATCATAGTTGTTGATCTCAAAATGAAAAGGAAACGTCAGCCAAGGCAATGA
- the LOC101303558 gene encoding histidine-containing phosphotransfer protein 4-like, whose translation MADNNTLRAQISSLRQSFFDEGMLDDHYVQLEELEAEDNPHFCEEVMTMFLRDCTKLIATLERSVHEPEFDPQQIDQYLHQLKGSSSSVGAAKVWSEVNILREILKADGDYARFRDHLAQLKVEHQKLEANLEPYFQMLRQLDP comes from the exons ATGGCAGACAACAACACCTTGAGAGCACAAATTTCCTCCTTGAGGCAATCTTTCTTCGATGAG GGAATGCTTGACGATCACTATGTCCAACTCGAAGAGTTGGAAGCGGAGGACAATCCTCACTTCTGTGAAGAAGTCATGACAATGTTTCTCAGGGACTGTACTAAATTGATTGCTACACTGGAGCGTTCTGT GCATGAACCAGAATTTGATCCCCAACAGATAGATCAGTATCTCCATCAGCTCAAGGGTAGCAGCTCCAG TGTTGGTGCTGCTAAGGTGTGGAGTGAAGTTAACATACTCAGAGAAATTCTGAAAGCAGACGGCGACTATGCAAG GTTTAGGGATCATTTGGCTCAACTCAAAGTTGAGCATCAAAAGTTGGAAGCTAACCTTGAACCTTACTTCCAG ATGCTCAGGCAACTTGATCCTTGA